The Scomber scombrus chromosome 19, fScoSco1.1, whole genome shotgun sequence DNA window cagttaattaaaaagATTTGTTCACTGAATCGTTCAGTGCTTGATCAAATCTCCGACTGCGTAGTCCCGCTCACTGAACTGAAACGCGGCTGAATGTTCAGGTCAGCTTGCTAACTAGTCAACTGAGAATGGTCCTTCATGAAGGATAAGCCAGTGAGCTGAGAATATAGTTGGATAAGGCACCTTTTGCAAACTGAAAACTGCTATAATAACTCCTGCCCTGTTATGTACAgcacatatatttttaaaaattattaaataaattatttggtACTACTTCTTAATTTAAGACTAAGACatgagaggaagggagagggagaggggcgGGCTTGAGCAACTCAGCAACTGTCTATCATTCGGGGCTCATGTCATGTTCAGTGAACTAATCACTAAACATGCACCATTCCCTCACAGTGAAAGGATCTAAGACAGTTTCAAccatgtgttttttcatattgcAGGTTTTGCCATGCATTGTAAATGAcgaaaggtgtttttttaatttcagggATTATCAAATGTAATGCCTGACCGATTTATCGGCTGACCgatattattggctgatatgtgcctttcacagatatatcggtatcggcgtCCATGTTTTCCGATATGCGCCGAtataaaaacttttttacagAACATATAATGCAGAAAATGCTTGGGGTGATTTAAACATGGAGTCATTATGTAGTTTGTCCAGCAGAGCCTGCTTCAACTTAATTTACAATACTGTCAGCTCTGCATGTGGGGCAGAGATAGTATCAGAGCTCAAGGTAGTAAAGACTTGGAGCAAAACGTGTCTCCACAGTAAGTTGCCAACGAGTTTGTGAAAAACATACTATgaagttaataaataatgacCCCATCATTTTCCCTTTTCGatataactaatataacattaagTCCATCCATGACAACATGTCACTCATGCTTTTCACATCTGTTTGCTATGTTAGCCAGCTAGTCTGTCAGTACAGTCAGTAATATTAGCAGGCTGAATGTTAGCAATCAGAGTAGCTTTTCTGCAGCTCAGCAGACGGTGCGGTGGTGGACTGAGTCTGTTTCGTGTTGATTTCCCACAAAGTTGTGGCCTAGTTTATGAGACACAATGCTTGAAAATAAACCTCTTTCCGTTTAACTCTGTGTGACGACTAGCTCATCATACTCGTTGACCACAATAGCTAGCGAGCTAACCACATAGGTAGGCTATAAGTCAGGCTctaatcaaatgtaatgtagTTCATTTAAAATTTATTCGAAATCTAATGAGTACAgacacagtcattttgtttaTGCACTCTATGATACTATCTCTACGAACGAATCACGTTAGCTTTCAGCTGAGCTCAGCTGAACTGACTGAAAAATGAAGGGATCGTTTTCAGGAAGTGATTTAGTTCAGTTCAtgatttaaatataacattatttaaaaaagtaaccAGTCAAATGCTTCATGAAATGTTGCTGTATAATAAAGTGCTGTATGCGTCACTCATGTTTGCTCATTTGTCcatatctttattttctttgacacTATCAGACATCTagaattaaaacaacatttggCAAAATACAATGATTTGGCAAAAAACTTGTATTGATTGACTCACTGGTAATTTCAGTGAAATAGCTGGCAGAAAATTACCATTTCGGGAGAAATCTTCATGTTCAACCACACTTGAAGATTTCATCCCACTTGTATAGTGTTTTTAAGGGTTTGAGCAATATCAGTGCCAAGTCAGACAGTATCCAGAGACATCCTGATTCACTCTCTGGTGCTGTGACACACTCATAGAATCAGATTAGGGACAGAGAAGCCTCAGCttctcatgtttgtttttgtgcaagaaaaagaaaaaaaagagagagaaaggatgaaagagacagacaacacacaaaaaaaatatcttttgttCCTTCAAGTCACCAACCACATTGGACAAGAAACCTTTGTTTTCATACATGAAATTGGACTGTACAATATGAAACCATGAATGGCAGTTTCATAGTTAATTTGTGGGACAGCCGGGGTCTTGGATGACTGAACTCACAATAGCTCCATCTAAGACAGCCACCAGCACAGTGAGTCACACAACTCCACATGAATAAAAGTGCTATATCTCTGCTGTATTTTGGCACACCGTTTTTCAGTTGGGTCATGCCAAAGGGATTACTGCCTAGTCAAAAAAAATGGAATCTTCTTGGGTGTTAAATTACCCCAGTTGATGAAAACATCCACCTCACAACAGTAAAACCATTGTCTTTGACACCGGTTATCCTTTTCAAGTGTTTGTCCTTTTGCCATGATTCACAGTCTCTTGAAGCACCAACATTACTTACAAAGGTAGCCTGACAACACTTGCATGTTATAAAGAGATTTGAACATTACAAACATATACAGCACATTGTTTCATTGCCCCATAAATGTGAACACTGTTGAACACACTTACAGGAATGATCTGTGTTAGTGGGCTGGTTTGATCCACATGATGATTAATTCCACTACAATGTTTATATACAGGTCTCACTATGGCAATTGGAACCATAATccataagaaaaataataattcaattcATCCTAATTTACATCAATGGTCCCTTTGACAGTGGAGCAATATCAAAATGATGGTAACCTGAAACATGTTTGTGTACTTTGACCAAGAAGCCGCCGGCTCATCTTGCATAAAATGTTGACATGGTTTTGCACAGTATTATCTGTAACAATGAAACCATCATGTCCATAGCTGCTGAGTGCTGTTGAGATGCATTGCTCAGTGGATTAGCTGTTCtgacaacatttaaaattaatgtgATATCTACAGATGAAGAACTGTCTTTTTGTGGTGTGATCTTAAGTGGTGTAGGTTGGCTAGCAAGCCACACAACTGTAAACAGGAGTGTAAacaaaaatccagaaaaaaaacatttttcacatgcaACGTCTAACTCTCCAAACACAATGTGATGagtcaaagacagaaaaatgaattatCCTGCAGCGatcctttaactttttttctaaacaaGTCCCAAACGTGGGCAGATCTCATTTGATCTGATTTCATCCTAATTTACACTCACTTCACCTAGTTGATGTCATGCACTTGAAATAGTTGAAAATATCAGTTTAAGTATTTACGGTCAATTTGTGGGATGAGAATACAGTATACACAGACAACAGCGAAAAGAAACAATCCAgtaatatgttaatgttgtgCTCTTTACCATCACTGGATTCAATTATATATTAACAACTTTTGTAGATCAAATTAGAATGCAACATAATGAGGTGTGGGGGAGTATTCATATTGCAGTACAATGGCTCTGTACTGTACTATCATCATCCACACAGGATCCAACTGCACTCTGACACATCACATGTGACAATGAACAATTCACAATATGATTAAAATAGTAACCTCCCTCTCACGGAGCAGAGTCACATCTGCTGTCAGAGACTGCTGGGGCAATGATCACCATATGCCATCTACAACCACATAATACGATGACCGTCTGTCTTACTGTACATTATGTTAAGATAGGTAACGTGTGGATTAGCAGTGCTAATGCAGATTtacaaaaatatggaaaaaatgacAGCTACATAATCCCAAAATACACAGTATGTACATGACACAATTGAACTACTTTCACATTAGAGTTCAGTAAACACTGCATAGGTGACTGCATCACTAGCACAGATGAGATTGTTTTTATCATATAATGCCTCACttgaataaatattacataaatattttttctgtcagtctcCCTTTCACAGCGAAACACTACTTCAATGTCCTCTTTGTGCCACTTcaaaaaaattaacataaatgtgtgatatttcaaagaaaaaaacaacactcttGCATTGTAAATGTTGTCCATTGTAGAGGTTCATCCATACAATCAAGCATTCAtactaaaaatacaacaaaattagCAGCAAAATAGGTCATGATAAGCAAAACATGGGCTGAAAGAGCAATAAAAAATCTAGTGCATTTGTAAttcttaaaaaaattaattaaaaattgtAAATGAATAACATAAAAGTAAAGTAAGGCTTAGCAAAATTGGCTtgcaaaaaaagacataataaaaacaagatggaTGTGTCACTGGACCACTgaaccaataaaaaaaacatcattcgGGAGCTCTGGACAGAACAGTAACGAACTTTCATGTTAACCGAAGGACAAAAATCTTAAAGCACTGCcttcaacaacaaaacaagcacTGCATAGCCCTTAAAAGCACTATCCACCCCAGTACCACTTGTCAAGGTTATTGAATGCCTTGTACTCCTTGTGCCTACGCAAGTAATCACAAGCCAGGCATGTGTGCTCTGCCCAGAAATAGGCCTTCTTTACTTTAAAGTGCCGCCGCCAGTCAAAGTACCTGAGGTACATTTCCTCATTCTTGTCCAGGAGCAGCAGGTAATCGGCCAGCTCCTTGGGCGAGGTGAAATCATCCACGTGGATGAAGGCGTCTCCCTCAATAAAGTTCTCGTAGTTCTGCCTGGCTGGGCCGAGAACCACTGGCACTGTCCCCACAGAGAGTGGGTTGTACAGTTTTTCAGTAATGTAGTCCTTGTGGATGGAGTTCTCAAATGCCAGGTAAAACTTACAGCTGGCGATGGTGGGGAAGTAGTCTTGATCAGATATATACTCCCCAAAGGCTTGTCCATATGCATGAACCTCAATGTGTTTGTACAGCTCATTGTAGTATTTCACCCGCACATGGTCCTGGTTCCAGTTGCTCACAATCCAGCAGATCAGTTTGTCTTTGCTGGGTGGGACAAAGTCCTCCTCGCCGTCCGCTGCTACAATGGACCCATAAGGCACTTCAATGTCAGCATCCTGACGGTAATTGAGAGTCAGATTGAACAGATTCTCGATCCCAGGCAGCTGGGAGGAGTGCGACGGGGACTCCAAGTTCATCCATATCCACTTCTGGAAGGATGGTCGCTGGAGCGGCGGCAGGTTGGACAGGTCAGTGCAGATGTCTCTGTGATGGATGACAACCCCATCTGACTTGTTATAGAGGTTCCTGTCTGCTGTGATGAAGCAGCCTTCGATGTTGAAGAGAGAGCTGCAGACGCTTAGGTCATAGGTTTGTCCAAAGGGCCAGAGCCAGATCAGCACGGTGGTCACGTTTTTATCACTCTTGGTGGAAAAGAGGCTCTTGACCCGGTCTGGGGATACTGTTGACTCTACAGGACCTGATAACCAGCTGGTGGATggtttaaaatacatcaaaaacagAGTCACAAAGCATCCCAGTATGAAAGTGCCGAGCAGAAGGGGTCGTAGGATTCTGTGAAAAGGTGCAGATGGCATACTCTGTCCTGAAAAAGGCAAACCAAAGAAGAAGCCATGAAAGTCATGATTCAGTTCCACTCAACAGGATGCAGACACATCAGGAAATTGTGTCAATGTCCTGCACGCTAAtaacatgtatttataatgtCTGTTACATTGGATCAGCGACTCTAAACATCATTTGCgcctcatttaaatacagttgGCCTGTGAACATCTGCATCTGCACACCATGTTCCTGTTCTTGttataatatgaatatacatCCTGCTATTATTGAGGCGGCCAGCGCTTTGGATCActgataaagaaaaatgtgttaccTCCATGGGAAAATTGTAATACAAACCTTGTGGATTTGACTGAATGCTGAAATCCAAGCAAGAGTAGAGGTTGTGGGAATGGGAGTGAGCAGTTCCTACATTGGGTCGACAGTGGGATCAATCTTCTTTGTGATTCAGTGctcatagaaaaaaaacaactgcaggTCACAGCTGAGAGATGCTTCTTTGCTCTTACACAGAATAATAATGATCCCTAATGATTTAATGAAGTGTGTTTGATCTTGAATGTACAGGTCTTCTTAATGATGCCTCCTTTACATGAGCAGGGAAAGAGAATCAGAGAGAATCAATTAGGGTAGGGGGCAAGAAACATAACATcaccacagaaaaacaaattgcAGCAGCATTTTTGAAGGTTATATGCAATTAAATTGCAGTTTTATATCCacaaacaatttttttaaatgaagttggGACATAAACCGAAAACACTTACATTAATCATAATCAAAATGGCCAGTTAATCATGCATGTTATTTCAAAATTGCCAGTTAAGCACAGACTAAGCTCCCAGCTGTTATTAGTTTTTGTCAAACACTATCTATTGTAAGAGAATGCTGCCATCTTAAGGCTGAGTAGAGTAGAAAGACCCCTGACTCTCCAGCTCATGGGGCTCAACACACCTGTATGTTGCATAAAGAGGCCATACAAGCATAGAACAGATTTAAATCAATAAGAGCAG harbors:
- the fut9a gene encoding 4-galactosyl-N-acetylglucosaminide 3-alpha-L-fucosyltransferase 9 isoform X1, encoding MWDHPDPLLQIRRTFFLFQRRILILHMLQGVFENGPLGEMRRKVYFDSRLSRCTESQRRLIPLSTQCRNCSLPFPQPLLLLGFQHSVKSTSWLSGPVESTVSPDRVKSLFSTKSDKNVTTVLIWLWPFGQTYDLSVCSSLFNIEGCFITADRNLYNKSDGVVIHHRDICTDLSNLPPLQRPSFQKWIWMNLESPSHSSQLPGIENLFNLTLNYRQDADIEVPYGSIVAADGEEDFVPPSKDKLICWIVSNWNQDHVRVKYYNELYKHIEVHAYGQAFGEYISDQDYFPTIASCKFYLAFENSIHKDYITEKLYNPLSVGTVPVVLGPARQNYENFIEGDAFIHVDDFTSPKELADYLLLLDKNEEMYLRYFDWRRHFKVKKAYFWAEHTCLACDYLRRHKEYKAFNNLDKWYWGG
- the fut9a gene encoding 4-galactosyl-N-acetylglucosaminide 3-alpha-L-fucosyltransferase 9 isoform X2, giving the protein MPSAPFHRILRPLLLGTFILGCFVTLFLMYFKPSTSWLSGPVESTVSPDRVKSLFSTKSDKNVTTVLIWLWPFGQTYDLSVCSSLFNIEGCFITADRNLYNKSDGVVIHHRDICTDLSNLPPLQRPSFQKWIWMNLESPSHSSQLPGIENLFNLTLNYRQDADIEVPYGSIVAADGEEDFVPPSKDKLICWIVSNWNQDHVRVKYYNELYKHIEVHAYGQAFGEYISDQDYFPTIASCKFYLAFENSIHKDYITEKLYNPLSVGTVPVVLGPARQNYENFIEGDAFIHVDDFTSPKELADYLLLLDKNEEMYLRYFDWRRHFKVKKAYFWAEHTCLACDYLRRHKEYKAFNNLDKWYWGG